A region of Spodoptera frugiperda isolate SF20-4 chromosome 26, AGI-APGP_CSIRO_Sfru_2.0, whole genome shotgun sequence DNA encodes the following proteins:
- the LOC118264485 gene encoding uncharacterized protein LOC118264485 produces the protein MHLIQIITFVCLLFFDESNSVRLHKMFQFIDGFKSEHNLRGFLHVGNDYAVFLRAPKPHDKYLIYELYEAKNVPETNTYKPRMLAITKVPIEYMRDQLKMFRSELYKAKYVDQKVVPGTQIKTLREWQIDRALSFHENPGQLHNKVPVLRTIL, from the coding sequence ATCCAAATAATCACATTCGTCTGCCTTTTGTTTTTTGACGAATCAAATTCAGTTCGTTTACACAAGATGTTCCAATTTATCGACGGTTTCAAATCAGAGCACAATCTCAGAGGATTTCTCCATGTAGGCAATGATTACGCAGTGTTCCTTCGAGCTCCGAAACCTCACGACAAATACCTGATATACGAATTATATGAGGCTAAAAATGTGCCTGAAACCAACACGTATAAGCCTAGAATGCTGGCTATAACAAAAGTGCCAATAGAATATATGAGAGATCAGTTGAAAATGTTCAGAAGTGAGCTGTACAAAGCTAAGTATGTGGATCAAAAAGTAGTGCCTGGGACACAGATTAAAACACTGAGGGAATGGCAAATAGACCGAGCATTAAGTTTCCACGAAAACCCTGGCCAACTGCACAACAAAGTACCTGTACTGCGAACGATACTCTAA